DNA from Brassica napus cultivar Da-Ae chromosome C4, Da-Ae, whole genome shotgun sequence:
AAGAGCATTACGAGAGGTTTAAACCGTTGGTCGTTGAAGGTAAGACTTTATTAGGAGATCTTAAGAACGTTAAGTCTGGTGATTGTGTTGTTGCCTTCTCAAGAAGAGAGATATTCGAAGTGAAAATGGCGATagagaaacacacaaagcaTCGCTGCTGTGTTATCTACGGCGCGTTGCCTCCCGAGACGAGGAGACAGCAAGCGAATCTGTTCAACGACCAAGAGAACGAGTACGATGTTTTGGTCGCTAGTGATGCCGTTGGGATGGGGCTGAATCTCAACATAAGACGGGTTGTGTTCTACAGTCTGAGCAAGTATAACGGCGATAAGGTTGTGCCTGTACCGGCTTCGCAGGTGAAGCAGATCGCCGGGAGAGCTGGAAGGAGAGGGAGCCGCTATCCAGATGGACTCACGACGACGTTACACTTGGAAGATCTAACTTACCTGATAGAGTGTCTGCAGCAACCGTTTGATGAAGTTAGAAAAGTGGGGTTGTTCCCTTTCTTTGAACAGATTGAGATTTTCGCTGCGAAAGTTCCCGACATGGCGTTTTCGAAGCTCTTGGAGCATTTCGGTAAGCACTGCAGGCTGGACGGTTCTTACTTCCTGTGCCGTCACGATCACGTCAAGAAAGTAGCAAACATGCTGGAGAAAGTACAAGGGTTGTCTCTAGAAGACCGGTTTAACTTCTGTTTTGCGCCGGTTAATATCAGGAACCCGAAAGCGATGTACCATTTGTATCGGATGGCGTCTACTTACAGCCAAGATATGCCGGTTAATGTGGCCATGGGGATGCCGAAGAGTTCCGCTAGGAACGATACAGAGCTGTTGGATTTGGAGAGCAGACATCAGGTTTTGTCTATGTATCTTTGGTTGTCTAATCAGTTTGAAGAGAAGAACTTTCCGTTTGTGGAGAAGGTTGAAGCGATGGCTACGAATATTGCAGAGTTGTTGGGTGAATCTCTGACTAAAGCTAATTGGAAGATGGAGTCGAAAGAAGAGGTGATGAAGGGTCAGAAGAAAGAAGATGGAGGAGGGTATGAGAGACCAACTTCACTGATTAAGTTGGTTCGTAATAAGTAAAGCAAATTCAAGATTGTGTTTGAGCGAATCTTTTGTATCTTTGTGGATTTTGCTGAAAGTTTTGTCTGCAACTAGTTTATAAGAAATGGGGGgatatcaaatctttatttattgtatatGACACGAGAGgcgagcattaaaacccaatgggcttaactaaacaagataaagcccaaacaaaaaataactgATTTTGCCGTAAAGCCTCGTAAGGGCTTTTAACAcagtttattataataatataaaaagaaggttcttgcttcttcctcttcttcgagATCACTCTCCTCTCTGTTTTGTGACAGCAGCCATGGTGCAAGTCAGGTTCTACCGCAACtgtaagctctctctctctctctccatctttGTTTCTCTGGCTTGATCGAACTTTCACCTTTTAATATAGTTTCTTTCCCCATACCTGAATTTGGActgtttttagaagaaaaattaaAGATTACCTTTTCTTGTTCCGTGGTTTAGATCATCTGGGtatcatttatttttgattCTTTAGCTTTCGATTTATCTGTTTATGGATGATGCATGCAAAGGATAATTAAAGGTTGTTCCATTAATCAGCAGAGTACTCTGTTTTAGTATGTAGTTTTCTTTGCTTGCATGTTATGTTTATGAAGATTTTCGTTGTTAATCTTGAGTTTGTGTGTTTTGCAGATGGCAAGACCTTCAAGAAGCCGCGACGTCCTTATGAGAAGGAGCGTCTTGATGCCGAGCTGAAGCTTGTCGGAGAATATGGTCTTCGTTGTAAGAGAGAGCTGTGGAGGGTTCAGTACACGCTTAGCCGTATCCGTAACGCTGCCAGAGAGCTTCTCACTCTCGATGAGAAGAACCCTCGTCGGATCTTTCAAGGTGAAGCTCTTCTTAGGAGGATGAACAAGAATGGGCTTCTTGATGAATCCCAGAACAAGCTCGACTACGTTCTTGCTTTGACTGTTGAGAATTTCCTCGAGCGCCGTCTCCAGACTATTGTCTTCAAGTCCGGTATGGCCAAGTCCATTCACCACGCCCGTGTCCTTATCCGACAAAGGCACATCAGGTAATCAAAAGTATATCTTTGGAAACAACTTTAAACAGTTGTAATGCTTATTGGTTTTGTCCTCAGCTTGACTTGTGTAAAGAATCTGTGCTTTAGGGTTGGGAGGCAACTTGTGAACATTCCATCGTTCATGGTTAAAGTAGAGTCACAGAAACACATTGACTTTTCTCTGACCAGTCCATTTGGTGGTGGTCGACCTGGAAGAGTGAAGAGAAGGAACGAGAGAGCTGGTGCTAAGAAagctggtggtggtggtggagatgaGGATGATGAAGAGTAAAAGTACCAAACCTTTAAAACCCCTTTGTTggataaataatgttttttttttgtttaatagttTTCTTGAACTACAAGAAGTCAAGTGTGTTGGTTTGTAATGGTGTGTTTTGCAATAATGTGGTTGTGCCCCTTTGTGTTGTTGAACAATGATGCCACTTTCGGATCTTGCTTCTTACAAGACAGTAGTAGTAGTTAATATTTGGGAAAATTGCATAAACAACACTCAAATCGGCATTCACTAACATTTTATTcaataacattttaaacttcTAATATTTTTAGCTATCACTTTAAACCATCAACGGGCATCTGTATCACAAAAAGCCACATCTCATGAAGCAATCTTCCAAGGATCCGTTATAAAACATAGGAAAGCAATCTTCGAAGGATCCGTTATAAAACATAGGAAAAGAAACTAAGTAAAAGACCACAAAACCGTTTGAAAGTTGACATATTTACGAGTATTACCTGGTTTTACCCGGTTTTAATCCGATGTAAATCAAACCGCTATCCAAAATAAATACAAAccgtaaattattattaaaccgAAGAAAGCAGACCGGATAAACCGTAGATCTGTTTCCTTTTCTCCTTAACCGTTCCCATTTCGAAAAACAAACTGTTCCACTCCAATCgttttctatttttctctctCCCCTAAACAAAGAATCCTAAAAAATTTGAACCCAAATCAAGGAGATTTGCAAAATTGAGGAAGATGGTTGAAACAAGAGGAGCTAAGAGGAAAGAAACTGACGTGAACGTGGAGATTTCGACgaaagaagtagagaagaacgcgaagaagaaaaaaaggacCATGAACCAAACGAAAGAGACGACGAAGATGACGGAGGAATCTGTGATGGTGACAGATGATGTCTTGCCGATGAATTACCTCGTGGAAGCTGCGGTGGCTGTTGAGCTAGAACGGAGTGGCCCGACatcggaggaggaggaagacggcGAAGAAAACGGCGACGACGACGGAAATGAGGATGCGGCGAATGATGAAGAGAAAGAAGGGGAAGCGGAAGCGAGTAGTTCTGACGAAGAAGAAAATGGTGACTCTGATGAAGGAGAGGACGAAGAGGATCCGCATGCAACCGCGGCAGAGGAAGCCTCAGATGAGGAGAAAGAGAACGAAGTTGAGACTAATGTCGGGGGCCCGACTAATGCCTGTGATGGAAACCGCGAGGAAGAATCCCTAGATgacgaagaagagaaagagcaGGAGGAGGTATGAATTTAGGAATGGATTATGGGTGGTAATTTAGGATGAATATTAAGGTTTCAGTAAAAGAAAACTAGGAGTTATGGGTATAACTGTTTGTAATACTAGAACAACTAGGGGGAACAATAAGACAATGGTAAAACTAGTATTACGTAGGTATATTAGGAATACTTGGATAACTTGGTAAAACTATTGGTATAACTGACGTAGAACTTTACGCTACTTGCAGGAATTTGAGGCTACCGAGGCGGCCAAGCCAAGTAGAATGTTCTTCTTTGAAAAGGAgtacaagaaacaaataaagCTAGGGACAAGGTGTATGATAGTAGACGTTATCGATACGTTTTTGTCTCTGGAACCGGAGGCAAGTGATGCGGAGAGGAGGTGGTTTGAGGAGCATCCACAATTCTGTCACTTGTTCCACAAGAAACTGGATGCAAATGCACAAGAAAATTttaagagaaggaagaagaagaactcaAACCACAAAGTTCAGGGAATGTGGATGTTGTTACTGCGTACTGCCGATGTCGCGAAGAAGAGAGAAGTGTGGTTCATTGTCAATGGTGTTCCCATCCATTATGGGTTGAGGGAACACGCATTGATATCATGCCTAAACTGCTGCAACTATCCTCTCGGATACAAGGAGTTTGGTAAGAAGAAATTTGTGAAGCGCCATTTCACGAACGGCGAAGCAATAAGGTTGGAGGATGTAGAAGCAAAGTTGTTGGCAATGGGAGCCCATAGAGACAGGTTGAGGATGGTGGTTCTGTTCTTTTTAGGAAGTGTTATATGCGCGCAAACAAAAGTTGGCGCAGGAGCCAATGATGTATTGGATTTTTCCAAAGAGTTGTGGATGATCTTGGATACTGCAAGACCTTTCCATGGAGGAGAACTCCTTTGATTATATGGTTAAGGAGATCTCCCACACAATGGATCATTTCGGAGGATTGGTGAAAGAGAAGACACTATGACCACTTCCAGGTTTCTGTATTCCTATAGAGGTAAGTAATAGAACATTACAAAGCTATTAAATTTGAAGTATTGttttgttaacttttttttaaaaaattggttttGTAGCTTCTTACTTTCGAGGCAATTCCTGAGTTGGGAATGAGGTTTAGACAACCGGTTGAAGAAGCTGATCCATAGTGTCCGAGAATGTGCCAGTCAacgttcaaaaaaatataaatgaaaaggTTTCCTTTTGCAAGTGTTAATCAAGAACTGGATAGGATTAAGGTTAGTGTTTTCTTTTTCCTCCTGCAAATTTCATTCGTAATTGCCAAATTAGGTTGGTAAAACTTGGGAAACTTTTGTAAAACTGTTGGGGGAAAACTAGGAAAACTAGATAAAACATGATTTGGTAAACTTGTTTGTAACTAATTTGTGTTCTTAGCCACAAGATATTGACAGCATCCTACCTACcaggaacgaagaagaaaaagctCTTTTGGGCGTTATTCATGAAGAGGACGACGACGACGATTGCACTGATATTGCTATGGACAGCTGGACTAAGCGTATTATTGAAGGCTATACTGTCTTTTTTGAAGAAATGTGTGAAAAAGACATTGTAGCCCGACAAGTAAATGAAGGATCCGTTAATGCAGAACATGCAGTCCTTGAAGGCATTGCGGCAGGGGAAGAAGTGGCAGAATAGAAGAAGATGTTGGAGGATGTGATGAAGAAAGTGGAAAGTCTTGGAAATCATCTAGAGAGAGTGATGTCGATAGTGGACAATTTTGAGGAAAGGTTGGGGTCGCTTGTGTCGTTTGTGAAAGAAGCGCAGAAGGGATCGAAGAAGAAGTGAAGTTGTTGGTGTTCCTTGTCGGATATGTATTTTATGAACCTTTTTTGTTGATGTTTCATCCCGGATAATGTTGTTGGTGAACCTAATTTATGATGCCTTGTTATGAAAAACTAAGAGTTATGGGTATAATACTAGGACAACTAGGTAACACTAGTATAATTGAATACTAGGACAACTATGTGAAACAATGAGAAAATGGTAAAACTAGTATAACTGTTTGTAATACTAGGACAACTAGGGAACACTAGTATAATTGAATTCGAATGTGATAAAATGATAAGTCAGGTTATGCTGCTTATATAATTCCATTAACACACAATACTGATATCtttcatatttacattgttttatccattcacccatgtgcattttgatcatatacactaggatttagccatgtttaggttgcattttgcatacatgagtctttatcaggtattagagtaccacatggagttcttggaggcatttgggtgcatttggagctcaaaagaagtgtttaaagcgatcaacggacgagcagcgcaccagagcgacctcaccgaagcgacgccgtgaagtcgctgtgacacacatcccggagcgatccagccagagcgacatggagaggtcgctcgcgtttctatcgTGAGACACCCCTCtcagagcgacttgccagagAGACGCTCCGAGGTCTCTCGCGTttccatggcgagacgacacaaaacgaagcccggagcgacctctcagagcgacccactgaggtcgctcccgaagtccGGAGCGActtgttggagcgacacaccaaggCCGCTCGCGTCCTCTCGTCCGGAGACACCAAAATcgagcatcctggagcgacacctcagagcgacctaccaaggtcgctcccagccagagcgaccagctcaagtcgctcgcgttttgacggggcgagacacgaagaaatgcgtcgggagcgacctcctgggagcgactatgctaggtcgctccgcgtgtttgattggacgatttttatgtcttttcaggggccttttggtcatttgttttattgtttttagattgcctaaacctaagttaagtacttggGGAGCCACCAGAGAAAAAGAATCTCTTTTCTGaagaacaattaaaaaaacttcttttgattcagatttgattgttttcatcttgtgttcttgttgatttcttatctatttctctacatgattaatctgaaatccaatatgggtttaagaggaatcatggagattagtgagtaatcatcttttgaattcatgggttagggagatcaagggtgattaggttagttctatgatgttttagtgtatatcattcttgttccttgctagtagagtattcataatgcatcttatGAGTTGgtcactcaaaagttgatctttagacatttcccacccacaaggtgtttgatgaaatgtctgagacaactctcctaagcttttaacatactttaccaaagacatttgttgttaaaggtgttaagatagccaatagacctgttagtaatgattgctttcatattattcaaccaaagacatttgatgtttgagatatgttagtaaatgagcATCCATCTAGatatagagtttgtttaggattgtgtctaagcttaaggttgatagtttgattgatcgtttgccatccttagtttgaaacttgatcacccaaggtctaatccctatgcccatgagttctcttttcccttagtaaagaaagtcatttcatttatcattaatcattagtttagaaacctcttaaattatcggttgcacttagattaagtgagtacttgcattctcattgctttgatatccctcagaactggttcgacattcactatactacaacatttgtcttaggagcctgaAAACTTCTAACATCAAATACACATGAACATACAAAAATTAACATAGCTTAATTGTAGAACGAGACTTAGAAGTATTACAAGTCTTAAACAACCACAACATGAAAGACCAGACCATGAAACCCATGGTTGAACAACAGCAAACTGGAACCGAAATGAGACATCAACAACAACATTACTTTAAGATTCAAACATGCTTGAGTTGATCCTTGAGCTCAGCGATCTCTGCAGTCATTTCATCAACACGCGTCAGTAAGCCCTCAACCTCGTCCTATATCGCAAAGA
Protein-coding regions in this window:
- the LOC106347825 gene encoding 40S ribosomal protein S9-2 isoform X1; the encoded protein is MVQVRFYRNYGKTFKKPRRPYEKERLDAELKLVGEYGLRCKRELWRVQYTLSRIRNAARELLTLDEKNPRRIFQGEALLRRMNKNGLLDESQNKLDYVLALTVENFLERRLQTIVFKSGMAKSIHHARVLIRQRHISLTCVKNLCFRVGRQLVNIPSFMVKVESQKHIDFSLTSPFGGGRPGRVKRRNERAGAKKAGGGGGDEDDEE
- the LOC106347825 gene encoding 40S ribosomal protein S9-2 isoform X2, with translation MVQVRFYRNYGKTFKKPRRPYEKERLDAELKLVGEYGLRCKRELWRVQYTLSRIRNAARELLTLDEKNPRRIFQGEALLRRMNKNGLLDESQNKLDYVLALTVENFLERRLQTIVFKSGMAKSIHHARVLIRQRHIRVGRQLVNIPSFMVKVESQKHIDFSLTSPFGGGRPGRVKRRNERAGAKKAGGGGGDEDDEE
- the LOC111205072 gene encoding uncharacterized protein LOC111205072, with translation MVETRGAKRKETDVNVEISTKEVEKNAKKKKRTMNQTKETTKMTEESVMVTDDVLPMNYLVEAAVAVELERSGPTSEEEEDGEENGDDDGNEDAANDEEKEGEAEASSSDEEENGDSDEGEDEEDPHATAAEEASDEEKENEVETNVGGPTNACDGNREEESLDDEEEKEQEEEFEATEAAKPSRMFFFEKEYKKQIKLGTRCMIVDVIDTFLSLEPEASDAERRWFEEHPQFCHLFHKKLDANAQENFKRRKKKNSNHKVQGMWMLLLRTADVAKKREVWFIVNGVPIHYGLREHALISCLNCCNYPLGYKEFGKKKFVKRHFTNGEAIRLEDVEAKLLAMGAHRDRLRMVVLFFLGSVICAQTKVGAGANDVLDFSKELWMILDTARPFHGGELL